In one window of Caballeronia sp. TF1N1 DNA:
- a CDS encoding DUF3597 domain-containing protein translates to MSIFGDIVNKIFHKAKPAEQAPAVEAQPVPADVAQADAAPAPAALSDIDVAAVMDSLARESGQTLNWRVSIVDLMKLLQVDSSLDHRKQLAAELKYSGDTNDSATMNIWLHKQLMQALAANGGKLPSDMLA, encoded by the coding sequence ATGAGCATCTTCGGTGACATCGTCAACAAGATTTTCCACAAGGCAAAGCCCGCCGAGCAAGCGCCCGCAGTCGAAGCGCAACCGGTCCCGGCTGATGTCGCACAAGCCGACGCGGCGCCGGCTCCTGCCGCACTGTCCGACATCGACGTGGCCGCCGTCATGGACAGCTTGGCGCGCGAAAGCGGCCAGACGCTCAACTGGCGCGTATCGATCGTCGATCTGATGAAACTTCTGCAAGTAGACAGCAGCCTCGACCATCGCAAGCAGTTGGCCGCCGAGCTGAAGTACAGCGGCGACACCAACGACTCGGCGACGATGAACATCTGGTTGCACAAGCAACTGATGCAGGCATTGGCTGCCAATGGCGGCAAGCTGCCGTCGGATATGCTCGCTTAA
- a CDS encoding DUF4212 domain-containing protein, producing MVMPPPADSAPPTLPAPPLVPAAMARAHRAYWRFNIALIGVLLTIGFVVSFGVPLFAQRLAHVRVAGFPLPFYFGAQGAILVYVALILVYIVLMQIADARLSRAAALSARQDAMDAAAR from the coding sequence ATGGTCATGCCGCCGCCCGCCGATTCCGCGCCACCCACGCTTCCCGCTCCGCCGCTCGTGCCGGCGGCAATGGCGCGCGCGCATCGGGCGTATTGGCGCTTTAATATCGCGTTGATCGGCGTGCTGCTCACGATCGGTTTCGTCGTCTCGTTCGGCGTGCCGCTTTTCGCGCAGCGTCTCGCGCACGTGCGCGTCGCGGGCTTTCCGCTGCCGTTCTACTTCGGGGCGCAAGGCGCCATACTCGTCTATGTCGCGTTGATCCTCGTCTATATCGTGCTGATGCAGATTGCCGATGCGCGTCTTTCGCGCGCGGCCGCGTTATCGGCGAGACAAGACGCAATGGACGCGGCCGCGCGATGA
- a CDS encoding ribonuclease HI family protein: protein MIDVEELLAVAYKKERERSRRLSKRASLSEHEALIRTMTKVAGSQSLADLIATRRATQRKFADAVRTREAERASRASRKPVVTDAPAWRGWFDGSALPNPGRVGIGAVLQSPQGEVVEISAEAGRGDSSVAEYRALIALLEAALREGATEIAIHGDSRVVIDDMHASEGEGIRSLTHFAREARALIARIGAVRLTWIPRERNASADVLSRRALDGASIQMDTHDAQPSSRTSAMAALPNASLNK, encoded by the coding sequence ATGATCGATGTCGAGGAACTGCTTGCGGTTGCCTATAAGAAGGAACGTGAACGGAGCCGCCGGCTGTCCAAACGCGCTTCGTTGTCCGAGCACGAAGCGCTCATCAGGACGATGACGAAAGTCGCCGGTTCGCAAAGCCTCGCCGATTTGATCGCGACCCGACGTGCAACGCAGCGGAAGTTTGCCGATGCCGTACGAACGCGCGAGGCCGAGCGTGCGAGCCGCGCGAGCCGAAAACCCGTGGTAACCGATGCGCCCGCCTGGCGCGGCTGGTTCGACGGCTCCGCGCTGCCGAATCCGGGGCGCGTCGGCATTGGCGCGGTATTGCAGAGCCCGCAAGGCGAAGTCGTCGAAATCAGCGCGGAAGCGGGACGCGGCGACAGCAGCGTTGCCGAATATCGCGCGCTCATCGCGCTATTGGAAGCCGCCTTGCGCGAAGGCGCGACGGAGATCGCGATTCACGGCGACAGCCGCGTCGTGATCGACGATATGCACGCCAGCGAAGGCGAGGGCATTCGCTCCCTGACTCATTTTGCGCGCGAGGCGCGGGCGCTCATCGCCCGGATCGGCGCGGTCCGCCTCACGTGGATTCCGCGCGAACGGAATGCGAGCGCGGACGTGCTGTCGCGTCGGGCGCTCGACGGAGCGTCGATTCAAATGGACACGCACGACGCTCAGCCGAGCTCGCGCACGTCCGCTATGGCCGCGCTGCCGAACGCATCGCTCAACAAGTAG
- the acs gene encoding acetate--CoA ligase, translating to MSAIESVLQEKRVFPPSAKASAGAAISGMQAYKALVAEAERDYEGFWARLARETLSWHKPFTRVLDESKAPFYKWFEDGELNASYNCLDRHVEAGRGGDNAIIFEADDGTVTNVTYQDLLDRVCRLANALKKRGVKKGDRVVIYLPMSVEGVVAMQACVRIGATHSVVFGGFSSKSLNERLVDVGAVALITADEQMRGGKALPLKSIADEALAAGGCEAVKNVIVYRRTGGKVQWTEGRDSWLHDVVENESATCEPEWVSAEHPLFILYTSGSTGKPKGVQHSTAGVLLWAAQTMKWTFDMKPGDVFWCTADIGWITGHSYIAYGPLAIGATQVMFEGVPTYPHAGRFWEMIARHKVTIFYTAPTAIRSLIKVSEADPKVHPKRFDLSSLRILGTVGEPINPEAWMWYHENVGGGQCPIVDTWWQTETGGHMITPLPGATPLVPGSCTLPLPGIMAAIVDETGQDVPNGQGGILVVKRPWPSMLRNVWGDPDRYKSSYFPEELGGKLYLAGDGAVRDKDTGYFTIMGRIDDVLNVSGHRLGTMEIESALVANPMVAEAAVVGRPDDTTGEAVVAFVVLKRDRPEGDEAKQIANELRNWVGKEIGPIAKPKDIRFGENLPKTRSGKIMRRLLRSLAKGEQITQDVSTLENPAILDQLGEAR from the coding sequence ATGTCTGCGATCGAATCGGTTCTTCAGGAAAAACGCGTGTTCCCGCCGTCTGCGAAGGCATCGGCGGGCGCGGCCATCTCCGGCATGCAGGCTTACAAGGCGCTCGTCGCCGAAGCCGAACGCGATTACGAAGGTTTCTGGGCGCGGCTCGCGCGCGAAACGCTGTCATGGCACAAGCCCTTCACCCGCGTGCTCGACGAATCCAAGGCGCCGTTCTACAAGTGGTTCGAAGACGGCGAGCTGAACGCTTCGTATAACTGTCTCGATCGCCATGTCGAAGCGGGCCGCGGCGGCGACAACGCCATCATCTTCGAAGCCGACGACGGCACGGTCACCAACGTCACGTATCAGGACTTGCTCGACCGCGTATGCCGTCTGGCCAATGCACTCAAAAAGCGCGGCGTGAAGAAGGGCGATCGCGTGGTGATCTATCTGCCGATGTCGGTGGAAGGCGTGGTCGCCATGCAGGCTTGCGTGCGGATCGGCGCGACGCATTCGGTCGTGTTCGGCGGCTTCTCGTCGAAGTCGCTCAACGAACGTCTCGTCGATGTCGGCGCGGTCGCGCTCATCACCGCCGACGAGCAAATGCGCGGCGGCAAGGCGTTGCCGCTCAAGAGCATCGCCGATGAAGCGCTCGCGGCCGGCGGCTGCGAGGCGGTGAAGAACGTCATCGTGTATCGCCGCACGGGCGGTAAGGTGCAATGGACCGAAGGACGCGACTCCTGGCTGCACGACGTAGTCGAGAATGAATCGGCGACGTGCGAGCCGGAATGGGTGAGCGCGGAGCATCCGCTCTTCATTCTGTACACGTCGGGTTCCACGGGCAAGCCGAAGGGCGTGCAGCACAGCACGGCGGGCGTGTTGCTGTGGGCCGCGCAGACCATGAAGTGGACCTTCGACATGAAGCCGGGCGATGTCTTCTGGTGCACGGCGGACATCGGCTGGATCACGGGACATAGTTACATTGCGTACGGGCCGCTCGCCATTGGAGCGACGCAAGTCATGTTCGAAGGCGTGCCCACGTATCCGCACGCGGGCCGTTTCTGGGAGATGATCGCGCGCCACAAGGTCACGATCTTCTATACGGCGCCGACTGCGATCCGCTCGCTCATCAAGGTCTCGGAAGCGGATCCGAAGGTCCATCCGAAGCGTTTCGATTTGTCGAGCCTGCGCATTCTCGGCACCGTCGGCGAGCCGATCAATCCCGAAGCGTGGATGTGGTATCACGAGAACGTGGGCGGCGGGCAGTGTCCTATCGTCGACACCTGGTGGCAGACCGAAACCGGCGGCCACATGATCACGCCGCTGCCGGGCGCGACGCCGCTCGTGCCGGGGTCGTGCACGTTGCCGTTGCCGGGCATCATGGCCGCTATCGTCGATGAAACCGGCCAGGACGTGCCGAATGGACAAGGCGGCATTCTGGTGGTCAAGCGTCCGTGGCCGTCCATGCTGCGCAACGTCTGGGGCGACCCGGACCGCTACAAGTCGAGCTACTTTCCCGAGGAACTCGGCGGCAAGCTGTATCTCGCGGGCGATGGCGCCGTGCGCGACAAGGACACCGGTTATTTCACGATCATGGGCCGTATCGACGACGTGCTGAACGTCTCCGGTCATAGGCTCGGGACGATGGAGATCGAATCGGCGCTGGTTGCGAATCCGATGGTCGCGGAGGCGGCAGTCGTCGGCCGTCCGGACGACACGACCGGTGAAGCCGTCGTGGCGTTCGTCGTGCTCAAGCGCGATCGTCCTGAGGGCGATGAAGCGAAGCAGATTGCCAACGAGCTGCGCAATTGGGTTGGCAAGGAGATCGGACCGATCGCCAAGCCGAAGGACATTCGCTTCGGTGAGAATTTGCCGAAGACGCGTTCGGGCAAGATCATGCGGCGTCTGCTGCGTTCGCTCGCGAAGGGCGAGCAGATCACGCAGGATGTTTCGACGCTCGAGAATCCGGCGATTCTGGATCAGCTCGGCGAGGCGCGTTGA
- a CDS encoding PRC-barrel domain-containing protein, which yields MNQPMEPASGGATIIGKGAATAAGPGPDVMAASTLDGNSVLSSDGHDVGSLKEIMLDVSSGRIAYAVLSSGGFLGIGNKLLAIPWSALTLDTDNRCFRLTATAEEVRSSPGFDKDAWPSMADRVWATTVHQHYGREPYWTNETRPDDVSPTGAIPPSGVDAPEAGGVKL from the coding sequence ATGAACCAACCGATGGAACCCGCCTCGGGCGGCGCGACGATCATAGGCAAAGGCGCCGCGACCGCCGCCGGACCTGGCCCGGACGTGATGGCCGCGAGTACGCTCGATGGAAATTCGGTGTTGTCGAGCGACGGTCACGACGTCGGCTCGCTGAAGGAAATCATGCTGGATGTAAGCAGCGGACGTATTGCGTATGCGGTGCTGTCGAGCGGGGGCTTTCTTGGCATCGGCAACAAGCTGCTGGCCATTCCCTGGAGCGCGCTGACGCTGGATACCGACAATCGCTGCTTTCGGCTAACCGCGACTGCCGAGGAAGTGCGCAGCTCGCCCGGTTTCGACAAGGATGCGTGGCCTTCCATGGCCGACCGCGTCTGGGCGACCACGGTGCATCAGCACTACGGACGAGAGCCTTATTGGACCAATGAGACGCGGCCGGACGATGTAAGTCCGACGGGCGCGATCCCGCCATCCGGCGTCGACGCGCCCGAGGCGGGCGGCGTCAAGCTCTGA
- a CDS encoding YdcF family protein: MRYLKIIVHLWLLSAAGLVSVGLFSLQRPADVAIVLGNTVDADGSPSARLAARLERAFQCYQQQQCKLVFVSGGIEASGNDEALVMYRYLVRRGVPSRNIVIDRAGNDTWATARNASAFMRNRGLSSALVVTQYFHLPRTMLTLRRFGVSNVSGAYPRFWEARDAYSVLREVPALVWYVIRPI; the protein is encoded by the coding sequence TTGCGCTATTTAAAAATAATTGTTCATCTTTGGCTGCTTTCGGCGGCGGGGCTAGTTTCTGTGGGTTTGTTTTCCCTGCAGCGCCCGGCGGACGTCGCCATCGTGCTGGGAAACACGGTAGATGCCGATGGTAGTCCGTCAGCACGGTTGGCGGCAAGGCTTGAACGAGCTTTCCAGTGCTATCAGCAACAACAATGCAAACTCGTCTTTGTGAGTGGTGGCATTGAAGCGTCGGGTAATGACGAAGCGCTTGTCATGTATCGCTACCTTGTGCGTCGTGGCGTTCCGTCTCGCAACATCGTGATTGATCGTGCGGGAAACGACACTTGGGCTACTGCGCGTAACGCTAGCGCTTTTATGCGAAATCGAGGACTATCAAGTGCGTTGGTAGTGACGCAGTATTTTCATCTTCCAAGAACGATGCTTACGCTTAGGCGTTTTGGTGTGAGCAACGTTAGTGGTGCATATCCGCGATTCTGGGAGGCGCGGGACGCCTATTCCGTCTTGCGCGAAGTGCCAGCTCTAGTTTGGTATGTCATCCGCCCGATCTAG
- a CDS encoding DUF2968 domain-containing protein has product MHAPQPHDDDDDTGAEPPTVATPAAQATRVTPLRPIGASAQQVNSQALQAAQIAEVEWLIQQSSLSTFRAFQSFAFSTTLLFYPRDLTYYSVLFHDDAVWRVLKAEDADAAEAAFRHFVEQAMRLAEAEMRRAYLEAQNEQYTRLIAESEAQVERVRVDLQRGNSQDQQVAARQQEIRRELAQLEGRRVSAQVQLSKLQRQLHQLETTCNEVVPHLPSRR; this is encoded by the coding sequence ATGCACGCCCCTCAGCCGCATGACGATGACGATGACACTGGTGCCGAGCCGCCTACCGTCGCCACACCCGCTGCGCAAGCAACGCGCGTCACGCCGCTTCGGCCGATAGGCGCATCGGCGCAGCAAGTCAATTCGCAAGCGTTGCAGGCTGCTCAAATAGCTGAAGTCGAATGGCTGATTCAGCAATCATCGTTATCGACGTTTCGCGCTTTTCAAAGTTTTGCGTTTTCGACCACTCTCCTGTTTTACCCGCGTGACCTGACGTACTATTCGGTGCTTTTCCACGACGACGCTGTGTGGCGAGTCCTGAAAGCAGAAGATGCCGATGCCGCTGAAGCCGCGTTCCGTCACTTCGTCGAGCAAGCCATGCGACTCGCCGAAGCCGAAATGCGGCGCGCATACCTGGAAGCACAGAACGAACAGTACACACGGTTGATTGCAGAATCCGAAGCGCAAGTCGAGCGTGTGCGGGTCGATCTGCAGCGTGGCAATAGTCAGGATCAGCAAGTCGCAGCCAGGCAGCAGGAAATACGTCGCGAGCTTGCCCAACTAGAAGGCCGGCGAGTCTCGGCACAGGTGCAGCTCAGCAAACTTCAACGTCAGCTTCATCAACTCGAAACGACCTGCAACGAAGTCGTCCCGCACCTTCCGTCGCGTCGTTGA
- a CDS encoding SDR family oxidoreductase, with amino-acid sequence MSKKTIAIVTGHTRGLGAALAETLLARDIRLLALSRNTNAALAARYSGKFEEVELDLTDLDALGRWLEGDALRAFIGDADQALLVNNAGMLAPIGALADQNAATIARAVSVNVAAPLMFAAAFAAQAARVTDKRIAHISSGAARNAYPGWSVYCATKAALDHHARAVALDSEQAGDRTLRICSVAPGVVDTDMQAEIRSTGLERFPLRERFDALKRDGQLATPRQSAEKLIAYLLSDAFGSAAIADVRELG; translated from the coding sequence ATGTCGAAAAAAACCATCGCAATCGTGACGGGCCACACGCGCGGCCTTGGCGCGGCGCTCGCCGAAACGCTGCTCGCGCGAGACATTCGGCTTCTCGCCCTCTCGCGCAACACAAACGCCGCGCTCGCCGCGCGCTATTCCGGCAAGTTCGAAGAGGTGGAACTGGATTTGACCGACTTGGATGCCCTCGGCCGCTGGCTGGAAGGCGACGCATTGCGCGCGTTCATCGGCGACGCGGACCAGGCGCTCCTCGTCAACAATGCGGGCATGCTGGCACCGATCGGCGCGCTCGCGGATCAGAACGCCGCGACCATCGCGCGCGCGGTCAGCGTCAACGTTGCCGCTCCGCTGATGTTCGCCGCAGCCTTCGCCGCACAGGCTGCGCGCGTTACGGACAAACGCATTGCGCATATTTCGAGCGGCGCGGCGCGCAACGCCTATCCCGGTTGGAGCGTGTACTGCGCGACCAAGGCCGCGCTCGACCACCACGCGCGCGCGGTCGCACTGGATTCGGAGCAAGCCGGGGATCGCACGCTGCGCATTTGCAGCGTCGCGCCGGGTGTCGTCGATACGGACATGCAGGCTGAAATCCGCTCGACCGGACTCGAACGCTTTCCGCTGCGGGAACGTTTCGATGCCCTCAAGCGCGACGGTCAGCTCGCGACGCCGCGGCAATCGGCTGAGAAGCTGATCGCCTACTTGTTGAGCGATGCGTTCGGCAGCGCGGCCATAGCGGACGTGCGCGAGCTCGGCTGA
- a CDS encoding sodium:solute symporter family protein — MKLTNRLILAYALYTLGFLLFIFLMERIERTTGPGMWIGYVFLFVPIAVYAVIGLLSRTSDLVEYYVAGRRVPSAFNGMATAADWLSAASFIGLAGSIYASGYDGLAYVMGWTGGYCLVAFLLAPYVRKLARYTIPDFLGTRFSSNLVRALAAIAAILCSFVYLVAQIQGIGLIASRFIGIEFSIGIFCGLAGILVCSFLGGMRAVTWTQVAQYIILISAMLIPVSMIAHREGLGWLPQLNYGRVMERVEALEREVAASPDEARVRMDYRRQAARMQQRIDALPKSFFDEHGRLLNEVADLRRHNGPLREINERERELASFPRDPADAKVKWARERDALTERVAAPVSMVKAFAPDSASDETPRSHQLNFLSLLLCLSIGTASLPHILTRYNTTTSVASARRSVGWTLFFVALFYLTVPVLAVLIKHEILTGIVGHRFADLPQWVTQWRRVEPYLIHISDVNGDGIVRWAGIQMQPDMVVLAAPEIAGLPYVISGLIAAGALAAALSTADGLLLTIANALSHDVYYCMVDKNATSQRRVTISKILLLGVALLASWVASLNTGNILFLVGAAFSLAASSLFPALVLGVFWKRTTQRGVVAGMIAGLVVCVYYIVSTYPFFVQLTGFAGHRWLGIEPISSGVFGVPAGFAVAIVVSLLDRKPDAYTRALVDYIRHP; from the coding sequence ATGAAGCTCACGAACCGGCTGATCCTCGCCTACGCGCTCTATACGCTCGGGTTTTTGCTCTTTATCTTTCTGATGGAGCGCATCGAGCGCACGACCGGGCCGGGCATGTGGATAGGCTACGTGTTTCTGTTCGTGCCGATCGCGGTGTATGCGGTCATCGGACTGCTTTCGCGCACGTCCGATCTCGTCGAATACTATGTCGCGGGCCGGCGCGTGCCGTCGGCGTTCAATGGCATGGCGACCGCGGCGGACTGGCTGTCGGCGGCGTCGTTCATCGGACTCGCGGGATCGATCTATGCAAGCGGCTATGACGGCCTCGCCTACGTGATGGGCTGGACCGGCGGCTACTGCCTCGTCGCGTTCCTGCTCGCGCCGTACGTGCGCAAACTCGCGCGCTACACCATTCCCGACTTCCTCGGCACGCGCTTTTCCAGCAACCTCGTGCGCGCGCTCGCGGCCATCGCGGCGATACTCTGCTCGTTCGTCTATCTCGTCGCGCAGATTCAGGGCATCGGGTTGATCGCGTCGCGCTTTATCGGCATCGAGTTTTCCATCGGCATCTTTTGCGGGCTCGCGGGCATTCTCGTGTGCTCCTTTCTGGGCGGCATGCGCGCGGTGACGTGGACGCAGGTCGCGCAGTACATCATTCTGATCAGCGCGATGCTGATTCCCGTGTCGATGATCGCGCATCGCGAAGGCCTCGGCTGGCTGCCGCAACTCAACTATGGCCGCGTGATGGAGCGAGTCGAAGCGCTCGAGCGTGAAGTCGCGGCGTCACCCGACGAAGCGCGCGTGCGGATGGATTATCGGCGTCAGGCGGCGCGAATGCAGCAGCGTATCGACGCGCTGCCGAAGTCGTTCTTCGACGAACACGGCCGTCTCCTCAACGAAGTCGCGGACCTGCGCCGGCACAACGGACCGCTGCGCGAAATCAACGAGCGCGAGCGCGAACTGGCTTCGTTCCCCCGCGATCCCGCAGATGCGAAAGTCAAGTGGGCGCGCGAACGCGATGCCCTGACCGAGCGCGTCGCGGCTCCGGTTTCGATGGTCAAAGCCTTCGCGCCGGACTCCGCGAGCGATGAGACGCCACGCTCGCATCAACTCAATTTCTTGTCGCTGCTGCTGTGCCTGTCGATCGGCACGGCCAGTCTGCCGCACATCCTCACGCGCTATAACACGACCACATCGGTGGCATCGGCGCGGCGCTCGGTTGGCTGGACCTTGTTCTTCGTGGCGCTGTTCTATCTGACCGTGCCGGTGCTCGCGGTGCTCATCAAGCACGAGATTCTGACGGGCATTGTCGGCCACCGGTTCGCGGACCTGCCGCAGTGGGTCACGCAATGGCGGCGCGTGGAGCCGTATCTCATCCATATCAGCGATGTGAATGGCGATGGCATCGTGCGTTGGGCGGGAATCCAGATGCAGCCCGACATGGTCGTGCTCGCCGCGCCGGAAATCGCGGGCTTGCCGTACGTGATATCGGGATTGATCGCGGCGGGCGCGCTGGCGGCCGCGCTCTCGACGGCGGATGGCTTGCTGCTGACCATCGCGAATGCGCTTTCGCACGATGTCTATTACTGCATGGTCGATAAGAACGCGACGAGTCAGCGGCGCGTCACCATTTCCAAGATCTTGTTGCTGGGCGTGGCGTTGCTGGCATCGTGGGTGGCGTCGCTCAATACGGGAAATATTCTCTTTCTGGTGGGAGCCGCGTTTTCGCTGGCGGCGTCAAGTTTGTTTCCAGCGCTGGTGCTCGGTGTGTTCTGGAAGCGCACCACGCAGCGCGGCGTGGTCGCCGGGATGATTGCCGGGCTTGTCGTGTGCGTGTATTACATCGTGTCGACGTATCCGTTCTTCGTGCAACTGACCGGCTTCGCTGGGCATCGCTGGCTTGGCATCGAGCCGATCAGTTCTGGCGTCTTCGGTGTGCCGGCCGGTTTTGCGGTGGCGATCGTCGTGAGTCTTCTCGACCGGAAGCCGGATGCTTACACGCGCGCGCTCGTCGATTACATTCGACATCCGTAG
- a CDS encoding PAAR domain-containing protein, with product MMRRIAVVGDKLDNDGEICSYEGPQFLVHGHQAALIGGAAYCPVCKTTGYIAKVGGPRRMNFFISEIAAHDDVVVCGCSEHPRIFAMLAGEAWYDDMAESLGVIKQQLAANSGIPAEIAETVEQIGSKDKYASWFYVQDSITGEALRNQSFVARVAGAKQSGKTDASGYAKI from the coding sequence ATGATGCGTCGTATAGCGGTTGTCGGAGACAAGCTCGACAACGATGGCGAAATTTGCTCTTACGAAGGACCGCAATTTCTCGTTCACGGGCATCAAGCCGCTCTCATTGGCGGGGCGGCATACTGCCCCGTCTGCAAAACGACCGGATACATCGCTAAGGTTGGCGGGCCGCGTCGTATGAATTTCTTCATCAGCGAGATTGCAGCCCATGACGACGTGGTTGTATGCGGTTGCTCCGAGCATCCGCGCATCTTCGCCATGCTTGCGGGCGAAGCTTGGTACGACGACATGGCCGAGAGCCTTGGAGTCATCAAACAGCAACTTGCAGCGAACTCGGGCATCCCAGCGGAAATCGCAGAGACTGTCGAACAAATTGGCAGTAAGGACAAGTATGCGAGCTGGTTCTATGTGCAGGACAGCATTACGGGCGAGGCGCTGCGTAACCAAAGTTTCGTCGCTCGAGTCGCTGGAGCTAAACAATCCGGCAAAACGGACGCGAGCGGGTACGCAAAGATTTAA